From the Rhodothalassiaceae bacterium genome, one window contains:
- the fixG gene encoding ferredoxin, whose translation MRRARRPVAAPARHRDSLYAPREPIHPKLAHGTFRRIKWAVMIVTLGVYYLLPWLRWDRGRNAPDQAVLLDLPHRRFYFFWIEIWPQEVYYLTGLLILAALALFLVTALFGRVWCGYACPQTVWTDLFIHVERWIQGDRNRRIRLDRQPWTFEKIWKKGLTHLIWLAIAVATGGAWVFYFADAPTLARELFAGEAPLPAYIAIAAFTFTTYTLGGLMREQVCIYMCPWPRIQGAMFDEYTLLVSYDEQRGEPRGPHKKGEPWEGRGDCVDCRQCVVVCPMGIDIRNGPQLECIQCALCIDACNEIMDKVGRPRNLIRYATLATPSGERLAFKPIRPRTLIYAALILLVGGIMLFSLLTRSDVGLNVLHDRNPLYVRLSDGSIRNGYVLKVLNKAHEERRFRLTLEGLPEYALSRPFAESDPAELVVGPDAVGEFRLFVRVPAEAAARLAAGGHEAPVAFIIRDPASTAEARRESVFTLPRRLRRP comes from the coding sequence ATGCGCCGGGCGCGTCGGCCGGTGGCCGCGCCCGCCCGCCATCGCGACAGCCTCTATGCTCCGCGCGAGCCCATCCATCCCAAACTCGCCCATGGCACCTTCCGCCGGATCAAGTGGGCGGTGATGATCGTGACGCTCGGCGTCTACTATCTGCTGCCCTGGCTGCGCTGGGATCGCGGACGGAATGCGCCGGATCAGGCGGTGCTGCTCGATCTGCCGCACCGGCGCTTCTACTTCTTCTGGATCGAGATCTGGCCGCAGGAGGTCTATTACCTCACCGGTTTGCTGATTCTGGCCGCGCTGGCGCTCTTTCTGGTCACGGCGCTCTTCGGGCGCGTGTGGTGCGGCTATGCCTGTCCGCAGACGGTGTGGACGGATCTGTTCATCCATGTCGAGCGCTGGATCCAGGGCGACCGCAACAGGCGCATCCGCCTCGACCGCCAGCCTTGGACGTTCGAGAAGATCTGGAAGAAGGGGCTCACCCATCTGATCTGGCTCGCCATCGCGGTGGCCACTGGCGGGGCGTGGGTGTTCTATTTCGCGGATGCGCCGACCCTCGCGCGCGAGCTCTTCGCGGGTGAGGCGCCGCTGCCCGCCTATATCGCCATCGCCGCCTTCACCTTCACCACCTATACCCTCGGCGGGCTGATGCGCGAGCAGGTCTGCATCTACATGTGCCCCTGGCCCCGCATCCAAGGCGCGATGTTCGACGAATACACGCTGCTCGTTTCCTACGACGAACAGCGCGGCGAGCCGCGCGGTCCCCACAAGAAGGGCGAGCCCTGGGAGGGGCGCGGGGACTGCGTGGACTGCCGGCAATGCGTGGTCGTGTGTCCCATGGGCATCGACATCCGCAACGGGCCGCAGCTCGAATGCATCCAGTGCGCCCTGTGCATCGATGCCTGCAACGAGATCATGGACAAGGTCGGTCGCCCGCGCAATCTCATCCGCTACGCGACGCTGGCGACCCCTTCCGGCGAGCGGCTGGCGTTCAAGCCGATCCGCCCCCGCACGCTGATCTATGCCGCGCTGATCCTGCTCGTGGGCGGGATCATGCTGTTTTCGCTGCTGACGCGCTCGGACGTCGGGCTCAATGTGCTGCACGACCGCAATCCCCTCTATGTCCGGCTGTCGGACGGCAGCATCCGCAACGGCTATGTGCTCAAGGTGCTGAACAAGGCGCATGAGGAGCGGCGATTCCGGCTGACGCTCGAGGGATTGCCGGAATATGCGCTCAGCCGGCCCTTCGCCGAGAGCGACCCGGCCGAGCTCGTGGTCGGCCCGGATGCGGTCGGCGAGTTCCGGCTCTTCGTACGGGTGCCGGCCGAGGCGGCCGCCCGGCTTGCGGCGGGCGGGCACGAGGCGCCCGTCGCCTTCATCATCCGCGATCCGGCATCGACGGCCGAGGCGCGGCGCGAGAGCGTCTTCACTCTGCCGAGGCGGCTGCGCCGCCCATGA
- a CDS encoding Cbb3-type cytochrome c oxidase subunit, whose protein sequence is MTDRRPVDEVTGVETTGHEWDGIRELDNPLPRWWVVLFYATIVGSIIFYVLYPSWPIPGSDGWTYTRGIIGTTPRQDVARELAEEAAQRAHMEEAIAARPLAEILEDPELSAFALAGGRAAFGDNCAPCHGTGAEGGPGFPNLNDDEWLWGGHLEDIYYTIKHGVRWESDPETRMNVMQGYLKDGVLTREQVQDVVQYVLSLSGRARDPGAARRGAETFATICSACHGPDGKGNPMLGAPDLTNDIWLYGGDEKTIFETVAQGRAGQMPAWGERLSEAVIKELALYVYSLGGGVPDEPAAQEAATGARAEGG, encoded by the coding sequence ATGACGGACAGGCGGCCGGTCGACGAGGTCACGGGCGTCGAGACCACCGGGCACGAGTGGGACGGCATCCGCGAGCTGGACAACCCCCTGCCGCGCTGGTGGGTGGTGCTGTTCTACGCGACGATCGTCGGCTCGATCATCTTCTATGTGCTCTATCCGTCCTGGCCGATCCCGGGCAGCGACGGCTGGACCTACACCCGCGGCATCATCGGCACCACGCCGCGCCAGGATGTCGCGCGCGAACTGGCTGAAGAGGCCGCCCAGCGCGCGCATATGGAGGAGGCGATCGCGGCCCGGCCGCTCGCGGAGATCCTGGAAGACCCGGAGCTGTCCGCCTTCGCCCTGGCCGGCGGCCGGGCGGCGTTCGGCGACAACTGTGCCCCCTGCCACGGCACGGGGGCCGAGGGCGGGCCGGGCTTCCCCAATCTCAATGACGACGAATGGCTGTGGGGCGGGCATCTGGAGGACATCTACTACACCATCAAGCATGGCGTGCGCTGGGAGTCCGATCCCGAGACGCGCATGAACGTCATGCAGGGTTATCTGAAAGATGGCGTGCTGACCCGCGAACAGGTGCAGGACGTTGTCCAGTACGTGCTCTCGCTTTCGGGCCGCGCGCGCGATCCCGGGGCGGCAAGACGTGGTGCGGAAACCTTCGCCACCATCTGCTCGGCCTGCCATGGCCCCGACGGCAAGGGCAATCCCATGCTGGGCGCGCCGGATCTGACCAACGACATCTGGCTCTACGGCGGAGATGAAAAGACCATCTTCGAGACCGTCGCCCAGGGTCGGGCCGGGCAGATGCCGGCCTGGGGCGAGCGGCTGAGCGAGGCCGTGATCAAGGAGCTTGCGCTTTACGTCTACAGCCTCGGCGGCGGCGTGCCGGACGAGCCGGCGGCGCAGGAGGCGGCGACCGGGGCGCGGGCCGAGGGCGGCTGA
- a CDS encoding inositol monophosphatase, which yields MGESGTTTEKPLLHLVFGGRVKDPQGLEFEDLSKLDIVGIFPNYREAFKAWQAASQAHVDDALMKYVIVHLHRLLDPEHDVTRR from the coding sequence ATGGGCGAGTCCGGAACGACGACGGAAAAACCGCTCCTTCACCTCGTCTTCGGCGGCCGGGTGAAGGATCCGCAGGGCCTCGAATTCGAGGACCTTTCGAAGCTCGACATCGTCGGGATCTTTCCGAATTACCGGGAGGCCTTCAAGGCCTGGCAGGCGGCAAGCCAGGCCCATGTCGACGATGCGCTGATGAAATACGTCATCGTCCACCTCCACCGCCTCCTCGACCCCGAGCACGACGTCACCCGGCGCTGA
- a CDS encoding cytochrome oxidase, with translation MQAGDRHDDGPGRRITGRHVLFGMLAFFGVVFAANGIMMWMAARTFDGLDEPDAYRRGVHYNDRLAAARAQRALGWRMELSLAASGVDGLDRLLRVDAQRADGRPLDGLAIRVTMRSPVNAREDREVTLAADPAVPGVYGAGIRLPRLGKWQAVVEAEDAAGHRWRGVFDLFLAPDAVQAAGKD, from the coding sequence ATGCAGGCAGGCGATCGCCATGACGACGGGCCGGGGCGCCGGATCACCGGCCGGCACGTGCTGTTCGGCATGCTCGCCTTCTTCGGCGTCGTGTTCGCCGCGAACGGGATCATGATGTGGATGGCGGCCCGGACCTTCGATGGCCTCGACGAGCCGGACGCCTATCGGCGCGGCGTTCATTACAACGACCGTCTCGCCGCGGCCCGTGCCCAGCGGGCCCTCGGCTGGCGCATGGAACTTTCGCTTGCCGCCTCGGGCGTGGATGGTCTGGATCGTTTGCTGCGGGTCGATGCGCAGCGCGCGGACGGCCGGCCGCTCGACGGGCTTGCGATCCGGGTGACGATGCGCTCGCCCGTGAACGCGCGGGAGGACCGTGAGGTGACGCTGGCGGCGGATCCGGCGGTACCCGGCGTCTATGGTGCGGGTATCCGCCTGCCGCGACTCGGCAAGTGGCAGGCGGTGGTAGAGGCCGAGGATGCGGCAGGACACCGCTGGCGCGGCGTCTTCGACCTGTTTCTTGCTCCCGATGCGGTTCAGGCGGCAGGGAAGGACTGA
- the fixN gene encoding cytochrome c oxidase subunit 1, with protein sequence MEASRETGLGPAQIGTIALFVLGLIWALYTAAHALDVPMQVHALLFAVFFGVGIAQVAAFRPPADRSRYNVTIVKYGVVASVFWGIVAFLVGVYVALELAFPALNLDHAVTNFGRLRPLHTSAAIFAFGGNVLIATSFWVVQRTCRVRLAGEIAPWFVFWGYNFFIVLAATGYLMGVTQSKEYAEPEWLADLWLTIVWVVYLLVFLGTLARRKEPHIYVANWFYLAFIVTIAMLHLGNNMAVPVSPFSSKSVILYAGAQDALIQWWYGHNAVGFFLTAGFLGIMYYFVPKRAERPVYSYRLSIIHFWALIFLYIWAGPHHLHYTALPMWAQTLGATFSVMLWMPSWGGMLNGLLTLKGAWDKLRTDPVIRMLVVSVAFYGMSTFEGPAMSMHWVNSLSHYTDWTVGHVHSGALGWVGFVSFGALYCLAPWVFGRKRLYSLALVEWHFWLSTLGILLYITAMWVSGIMQGLMWRSYDALGFLEYSFAETVAAMHPYYVIRAIGGILYLIGALIMAWNIWMTAKGRIRAREPLAEFAPAAA encoded by the coding sequence ATGGAGGCATCGCGCGAGACGGGGTTGGGACCGGCGCAGATCGGCACCATCGCGCTGTTCGTGCTGGGACTCATATGGGCGCTGTATACCGCGGCCCACGCTCTCGATGTGCCGATGCAGGTTCACGCGCTGCTGTTCGCCGTGTTCTTCGGCGTCGGAATCGCGCAGGTCGCGGCCTTCCGTCCGCCCGCCGACCGCAGCCGCTACAATGTCACGATCGTCAAGTACGGCGTGGTGGCGAGCGTCTTCTGGGGCATCGTCGCCTTTCTCGTCGGCGTCTATGTGGCGCTGGAGCTGGCGTTTCCGGCGCTCAATCTCGACCATGCCGTCACCAATTTCGGCCGGCTGCGGCCGCTGCACACCTCGGCCGCCATCTTCGCCTTCGGCGGCAACGTCCTGATCGCGACGAGCTTCTGGGTCGTCCAGCGCACCTGCCGGGTGCGGCTTGCCGGCGAGATTGCGCCCTGGTTCGTGTTCTGGGGCTACAACTTCTTCATCGTGCTGGCGGCGACCGGCTATCTGATGGGGGTCACCCAGTCCAAGGAATATGCCGAGCCGGAGTGGCTCGCGGATCTGTGGCTGACGATCGTGTGGGTCGTCTACCTGCTCGTCTTCCTCGGCACGCTCGCGCGCCGAAAGGAGCCGCACATCTATGTCGCGAACTGGTTCTATCTGGCCTTCATCGTCACCATCGCCATGCTGCATCTCGGCAACAACATGGCGGTGCCGGTCTCGCCCTTCTCCTCGAAATCCGTGATCCTCTATGCCGGCGCCCAGGATGCGCTGATCCAGTGGTGGTACGGGCACAACGCCGTCGGGTTCTTCCTGACCGCCGGTTTCCTGGGGATCATGTACTACTTCGTGCCCAAGCGGGCCGAGCGGCCGGTCTATTCCTACCGGCTGTCGATCATCCATTTCTGGGCGCTGATCTTCCTCTACATCTGGGCCGGTCCGCACCATCTGCACTACACGGCGCTGCCGATGTGGGCGCAGACGCTTGGCGCCACCTTCTCGGTGATGCTGTGGATGCCGTCCTGGGGCGGGATGCTGAACGGCCTTCTGACGCTCAAGGGCGCCTGGGACAAGCTGCGCACCGACCCGGTGATCCGGATGCTGGTGGTCTCGGTGGCCTTCTACGGGATGAGCACGTTCGAGGGGCCGGCGATGTCCATGCACTGGGTCAACAGTCTGTCCCACTACACCGACTGGACGGTGGGCCATGTGCACTCGGGCGCGCTGGGGTGGGTCGGCTTCGTCTCCTTCGGCGCCCTCTACTGCCTTGCGCCCTGGGTGTTCGGCAGAAAGCGCCTCTACTCGCTGGCGCTGGTGGAGTGGCACTTCTGGCTGTCGACGCTGGGCATCCTGCTCTACATCACCGCGATGTGGGTCTCGGGCATCATGCAGGGGCTGATGTGGCGCTCCTATGACGCGCTGGGTTTCCTTGAGTACTCCTTCGCGGAGACGGTGGCGGCGATGCATCCCTACTACGTGATCCGCGCCATCGGCGGCATCCTCTACCTCATCGGCGCACTCATCATGGCGTGGAACATCTGGATGACCGCCAAGGGCCGCATCCGCGCGCGCGAGCCGCTGGCGGAATTCGCGCCGGCGGCGGCGTGA
- a CDS encoding copper-translocating P-type ATPase: MSETTAAAVREGGPAEQVFLVPGMHCAGCIAKIERELGRLPGIEEVRANLSLKRVRIRYRPERWDAAALKDRLAALGFTASLFDAAAAGEEDRKSTRELLLAMAVAGFAAANIMLLSISVWAGLFDDMEPWTRALMHWFSALIALPAVAWAGRPFYRSAWAALKKRQMNMDVPISLAVLLATGASLAQTVRGGVHVYFDAAVTLLFFLLIGRTLDQRMRARASRAARDLLALQQVEAILLHPDGREERVPAAQLKPGLVVRVQPGMRVPADGVVRTGRSEVDAGLITGESVPEPAAPGSRVYAGMLNLSGPIEVEVSAARENTLIAEIAALMEAAEQSRSRFVRLADRIARIYAPGVHLLAAGTFLGWWLVGGIGWYGAMMNAVAVLIITCPCALGLAVPVVQVVASGALFRRGILLKSGDALERLATVDTVVLDKTGTLSEGRPQLANAHEVAAADLALAAALARHSGHPLARALVEAVDAGGPAVRLQDVREEPGMGLEAVAGGRRLRLGRLEWILPELGALRSRPPTDKLEGPELWMLWEGHEPVRFAFRDRLRADAGETVAALKARGLHVVMLSGDRPAVAEAVAARLGIADWRGGLKPQDKIAAITKLKEEGRRVLMVGDGLNDAPALKAADVSMSPAEAVDITHAAADLVFQGARLEPVVEAIDVARAARRRVLENFAIAFGYNAIAVPLAVAGFVTPLIAAVAMSSSSLTVTLNALRLRLAGGRAVADGRGPRAEPGPLAPAA, encoded by the coding sequence ATGTCTGAGACCACGGCGGCGGCGGTCCGCGAGGGCGGGCCGGCCGAGCAGGTTTTCCTCGTGCCCGGCATGCATTGCGCCGGCTGCATTGCCAAGATCGAGCGCGAGCTCGGCCGGCTTCCCGGGATCGAGGAGGTGCGGGCCAATCTGTCCTTGAAGCGCGTGCGGATCCGCTACCGGCCCGAGCGGTGGGATGCGGCGGCGCTCAAGGACCGGCTGGCCGCTCTCGGATTTACCGCCAGCCTCTTCGATGCGGCGGCCGCCGGCGAGGAGGACCGCAAAAGCACACGCGAGCTGCTGCTGGCGATGGCGGTGGCGGGGTTTGCGGCCGCGAACATCATGCTGCTGTCGATCTCGGTCTGGGCGGGGCTGTTCGATGACATGGAGCCCTGGACGCGGGCGCTCATGCACTGGTTCTCGGCGCTGATCGCGCTGCCTGCCGTGGCCTGGGCCGGCCGGCCCTTCTACCGCAGCGCCTGGGCGGCCCTGAAGAAGCGGCAGATGAACATGGACGTGCCGATCTCGCTGGCCGTGCTGCTGGCGACCGGCGCCTCGCTCGCCCAGACGGTGCGCGGCGGCGTGCATGTCTATTTCGACGCGGCGGTCACACTGCTGTTCTTTCTGCTCATCGGCCGCACCCTCGATCAGCGCATGCGCGCCCGCGCAAGCCGGGCGGCCCGGGATCTGCTCGCGCTCCAGCAGGTGGAGGCGATCCTGCTTCATCCTGATGGACGCGAGGAGCGCGTGCCGGCGGCTCAGCTGAAGCCCGGGCTCGTCGTGCGCGTGCAGCCGGGCATGCGGGTGCCGGCCGACGGCGTAGTGCGCACCGGCCGCTCGGAGGTGGATGCCGGGCTGATCACCGGCGAATCCGTGCCCGAGCCGGCCGCCCCCGGCAGCCGCGTCTATGCCGGCATGCTCAATCTTTCCGGGCCCATCGAGGTGGAAGTGTCGGCCGCGCGCGAGAATACGCTCATTGCCGAGATCGCCGCGCTGATGGAGGCGGCCGAGCAGTCGCGCTCGCGCTTCGTGCGGCTGGCCGACCGCATCGCCCGCATCTATGCCCCGGGCGTGCATCTGCTGGCGGCCGGCACGTTCCTCGGCTGGTGGCTCGTGGGCGGCATCGGCTGGTATGGCGCGATGATGAATGCGGTCGCCGTGCTCATCATCACCTGTCCCTGTGCGCTGGGGCTGGCGGTGCCCGTCGTCCAGGTGGTGGCCTCGGGCGCGCTGTTCCGCCGCGGCATCCTTCTCAAGTCGGGAGACGCCTTGGAGCGGCTGGCAACGGTGGACACCGTCGTCCTCGACAAGACCGGCACGCTTTCCGAGGGCCGGCCGCAGCTTGCCAATGCCCATGAGGTGGCGGCGGCCGATCTGGCGCTGGCGGCGGCGCTGGCCCGTCATTCCGGCCATCCGCTGGCGCGGGCGCTGGTGGAGGCGGTCGATGCCGGGGGGCCGGCGGTCAGGCTTCAAGATGTGCGCGAGGAACCGGGCATGGGGCTGGAGGCCGTCGCTGGTGGCCGACGGCTGCGTCTCGGGCGGCTCGAATGGATCCTGCCCGAGCTCGGTGCGCTGCGGTCCCGCCCGCCCACCGACAAGCTGGAGGGTCCGGAGCTGTGGATGCTCTGGGAGGGCCATGAGCCGGTGCGCTTCGCATTCCGGGACCGGCTGCGGGCGGATGCGGGCGAGACGGTCGCGGCATTGAAGGCGCGCGGGCTGCATGTCGTGATGCTCTCCGGCGACCGGCCGGCGGTGGCGGAGGCGGTGGCGGCCCGGCTCGGCATCGCCGACTGGCGCGGCGGGCTGAAGCCGCAGGACAAGATCGCCGCCATCACGAAGCTGAAGGAGGAGGGAAGGCGGGTGCTGATGGTGGGCGACGGCCTCAACGACGCCCCGGCGCTCAAGGCGGCGGACGTGTCGATGTCGCCGGCCGAGGCCGTCGACATCACCCATGCGGCGGCCGACCTCGTCTTCCAGGGCGCGCGTCTTGAGCCGGTGGTGGAGGCGATCGACGTGGCGCGGGCCGCCCGCCGCCGGGTGCTCGAGAATTTCGCCATCGCCTTCGGCTACAACGCGATCGCCGTGCCGCTGGCGGTCGCCGGCTTCGTGACG
- the ccoO gene encoding cytochrome c oxidase, cbb3-type subunit II, whose product MANWSFHGWLERNAFALLIGILIVVSIGGLVEIVPLFWMKSAIEKVEGMRPYTPLELMGRDIYIREGCYVCHSQMIRSLRSEVDRYGHYSLAAESMYDHPFQWGSKRTGPDLARVGGKYSDEWHRLHMADPRSVVPESVMPGYPFLAETPLDYRHIAERLAADRAVGVPYTDEMIAHAKEDLLAQLDPMADTSGLLARYGEKVNIRDFDGNPGMISELDALIAYLQMLGTLVDTDAFKVEEGDNAR is encoded by the coding sequence ATGGCGAACTGGTCCTTCCACGGCTGGCTTGAGCGCAATGCCTTCGCGCTGCTCATCGGGATCCTGATCGTGGTCTCGATCGGCGGGCTCGTGGAGATCGTGCCGCTGTTCTGGATGAAGAGCGCGATCGAGAAGGTGGAGGGCATGCGCCCCTACACGCCGCTCGAGCTCATGGGCCGCGACATCTACATCCGCGAGGGCTGCTACGTCTGCCACAGCCAGATGATCCGCTCCCTGCGCTCGGAGGTGGACCGCTACGGCCATTATTCGCTCGCGGCCGAGAGCATGTACGACCATCCCTTCCAGTGGGGCTCCAAGCGCACGGGCCCGGATCTCGCGCGCGTGGGCGGCAAGTATTCCGACGAGTGGCACCGCCTGCACATGGCCGATCCCCGCTCGGTGGTGCCGGAGTCGGTGATGCCGGGCTATCCCTTCCTTGCCGAAACGCCGCTGGATTACCGCCACATCGCCGAGCGGCTCGCGGCGGATCGGGCGGTGGGCGTCCCCTATACCGACGAGATGATCGCCCACGCGAAGGAGGATCTGCTCGCCCAGCTCGATCCCATGGCGGATACGAGCGGACTGCTCGCGCGCTACGGCGAGAAGGTGAACATCCGCGACTTCGACGGCAACCCGGGCATGATCTCCGAGCTCGATGCGCTCATCGCCTATCTCCAGATGCTGGGCACGCTGGTGGACACCGATGCCTTCAAGGTCGAGGAGGGCGATAACGCCCGCTAG